A section of the Methanocellales archaeon genome encodes:
- a CDS encoding fumarate hydratase: MSKITRKQVVNAVFQLLRQAETELPEDVLSALKAALETESNPIARIHLNQMLENAEIARENGTPMCQDTGTPVFFVEVGYDAEIDFDLMSAIQEGVAKATEEIPLRHNAVHPITRESSESELMDVSLSLVKGNKVKITVLTKGSGSENMSALRMFNPSEIKHIKHFVLETVKNAGGKSCPPVIVGVGIGGTFDGAAKLAKKAVLRKLDKPKDKFELELLDAINSLGLGPMGLGGNTTAMAVNVEYGDCHTASLPVAVNMQCWAARRASITLEG; the protein is encoded by the coding sequence GTGAGCAAAATAACCCGAAAGCAGGTCGTAAACGCAGTCTTTCAACTGCTGCGCCAGGCAGAGACCGAGCTGCCGGAAGACGTCCTTTCCGCCCTGAAGGCTGCGCTGGAAACAGAGAGCAATCCAATCGCTCGCATACATTTGAACCAGATGCTGGAAAACGCCGAGATCGCGAGAGAGAACGGCACGCCCATGTGCCAAGACACCGGCACGCCTGTTTTTTTTGTGGAAGTGGGCTATGACGCGGAAATCGATTTCGACCTTATGTCAGCAATTCAGGAGGGAGTAGCCAAAGCAACGGAGGAGATACCGCTCAGGCATAATGCAGTGCATCCCATCACCAGAGAGAGCTCTGAAAGTGAACTCATGGACGTAAGCCTTTCCCTCGTGAAGGGGAACAAAGTCAAAATAACGGTCTTAACAAAGGGGTCGGGCTCAGAAAACATGTCTGCCTTGCGAATGTTCAACCCTTCCGAGATAAAACATATCAAGCATTTTGTACTGGAAACCGTGAAAAACGCTGGCGGTAAGTCCTGCCCGCCCGTCATAGTGGGCGTTGGCATCGGTGGAACCTTTGACGGAGCGGCAAAACTCGCCAAGAAAGCTGTACTACGGAAATTGGACAAACCCAAGGACAAGTTTGAACTAGAGTTGTTGGATGCCATCAACTCACTTGGCTTGGGGCCGATGGGACTTGGCGGAAACACTACCGCGATGGCGGTGAATGTCGAATACGGGGATTGTCATACTGCATCCCTGCCCGTAGCGGTCAATATGCAGTGCTGGGCTGCCCGCAGAGCTTCAATCACTTTGGAGGGGTAA
- the larA gene encoding nickel-dependent lactate racemase, with amino-acid sequence MDRLSHLSLKYGKKEIDLTLPPNSQIVKPNDLPGQDGEVEIKRGLMSPLGSKKLSELVPPHGKTAIIVSDITRPTPTSKLLPPLLEELNKGGVSSEDVVVVFATGLHRKLIEAERKSLVGDVYDQIKCINHDADDCIYVGSTRSGTKVSILRDVFDADVVICLGTIELHYFAGYSGGAKSILPGVSSRETIEMNHKLMLLPNAASGCADSPVRKDMEEAGAMLGIDFILNVVLNTKREIVRAVAGHPVHAHRAGAIYADQIYRVPIKERADIVIASSGGAPKDLNVYQAYKALDNAKHAVSRDGSIILVAECPEGMGSAVLESWVREANSPREVIDRLERNFKLGGHMAAAIARIAEKHDIYILSELPDHLAEKSFFIPVKDVGVALEAAMKKHGDAKIIVMPYGNSTLPFT; translated from the coding sequence ATGGATAGGTTGAGCCATCTATCGCTAAAATATGGGAAGAAAGAGATCGATTTAACTTTACCTCCCAATTCACAAATCGTCAAACCCAACGATCTTCCCGGACAGGATGGAGAGGTGGAAATCAAAAGAGGGCTGATGAGTCCCCTAGGCAGCAAAAAACTTTCTGAGTTGGTGCCTCCCCACGGGAAGACGGCAATCATCGTCAGCGATATTACGCGTCCCACGCCCACTTCAAAATTGCTGCCCCCCTTGTTAGAAGAGCTGAACAAAGGTGGCGTATCCAGCGAAGACGTGGTGGTAGTTTTTGCAACAGGGCTTCACAGAAAACTGATCGAGGCAGAGAGAAAATCGTTGGTGGGAGACGTTTATGATCAAATTAAGTGCATCAATCATGATGCAGATGATTGTATATATGTTGGCAGCACCAGGAGTGGGACTAAGGTCAGCATCCTAAGGGACGTCTTCGATGCAGATGTCGTGATATGTCTCGGCACCATAGAGCTTCATTACTTTGCGGGTTACAGCGGTGGTGCGAAGTCCATTTTGCCGGGCGTCAGTTCAAGGGAGACGATAGAAATGAATCATAAACTGATGCTTTTGCCAAATGCTGCATCCGGATGCGCGGACAGTCCAGTCCGGAAGGACATGGAGGAAGCCGGGGCCATGTTGGGGATAGATTTCATCCTGAATGTGGTCTTGAATACCAAACGAGAAATTGTTAGGGCAGTTGCGGGGCACCCGGTACATGCGCATAGGGCCGGAGCAATCTATGCAGATCAAATTTACAGGGTTCCCATAAAGGAGCGGGCAGATATAGTGATCGCATCTTCTGGTGGCGCGCCCAAGGACCTCAACGTTTATCAAGCATACAAAGCCCTGGACAACGCAAAACATGCCGTCTCGAGAGATGGCTCAATAATCTTGGTCGCCGAATGCCCAGAGGGGATGGGCAGTGCTGTGCTTGAGTCCTGGGTAAGAGAGGCGAATAGCCCCAGAGAAGTGATCGATCGGCTAGAGAGAAATTTCAAGTTAGGGGGACATATGGCTGCTGCAATCGCACGTATAGCGGAAAAGCATGACATTTACATCCTATCAGAGCTGCCAGATCATCTGGCGGAAAAATCCTTCTTCATACCGGTGAAAGATGTGGGGGTGGCTTTGGAGGCGGCGATGAAAAAGCATGGAGATGCCAAGATAATCGTAATGCCCTATGGCAACTCCACGCTTCCTTTTACTTGA
- a CDS encoding FumA C-terminus/TtdB family hydratase beta subunit codes for MEHRLTTPLSAKDVIKLIAGDVVYLNGIIITARDKAHDRLLQWSREGKKIPFDLEGATIYHCGPLMRKKTALSAGPTTSARMSEMTPELLKSFDIRAIIGKGGMGITEALRDKCVYLAYTGGCGSAAAKQIKRVVGNHWADLGMAESVWVLEVENFGPLIVATDAHGNDLFDDVQKKANEKVQVKGSVELP; via the coding sequence ATGGAGCACCGGTTAACAACGCCCCTGAGCGCGAAGGATGTGATTAAGCTGATCGCAGGAGACGTCGTATACCTGAACGGGATCATCATTACTGCCCGAGACAAGGCACATGATCGGTTATTGCAGTGGAGCAGAGAGGGAAAGAAAATACCGTTCGACCTGGAGGGCGCCACCATATATCACTGCGGGCCCCTTATGCGAAAAAAGACAGCCCTGTCTGCCGGACCAACCACCAGTGCTCGAATGAGCGAGATGACCCCAGAGCTGCTAAAAAGTTTTGACATCAGGGCCATCATCGGAAAGGGCGGAATGGGCATTACAGAGGCATTACGCGATAAATGTGTTTATCTAGCCTATACAGGCGGGTGTGGATCGGCCGCCGCCAAACAGATAAAGCGCGTCGTCGGCAACCATTGGGCAGACCTCGGGATGGCGGAGTCTGTTTGGGTTCTTGAAGTAGAAAATTTCGGGCCCCTCATCGTCGCAACAGATGCCCATGGCAACGATCTGTTTGATGACGTTCAAAAAAAAGCAAATGAAAAAGTTCAAGTAAAAGGAAGCGTGGAGTTGCCATAG